One Planktothrix serta PCC 8927 DNA segment encodes these proteins:
- a CDS encoding cell division protein SepF, with the protein MNRLFTRLKDFVGFNDSVEYDYEYDEMEGERYPGNYPPPQEQPVPQPMVAEEPRASRRSQRSVGSMGSGVMSEVGMGSTMNNVIGMPGALNGISEVVVMEPRTFEEMPTAIRALKERKSVVLNLTLMDPDQAQRAVDFVAGGTFALDGHQERIGESIFLFTPSCVQVRTQGGNVVHEGIPQARNPRMSTPTAPVWQPAQAIQ; encoded by the coding sequence GTGAACAGACTTTTTACTAGACTAAAAGATTTTGTAGGGTTCAATGACTCTGTAGAATACGATTACGAATACGATGAAATGGAGGGGGAGCGCTACCCCGGTAATTATCCCCCCCCACAGGAACAACCTGTCCCTCAACCGATGGTGGCAGAGGAACCTCGTGCATCTCGTCGTTCACAACGATCTGTTGGCTCTATGGGTAGTGGTGTAATGTCTGAAGTTGGAATGGGATCAACCATGAATAATGTTATTGGAATGCCTGGCGCTCTGAATGGAATTTCTGAAGTGGTGGTGATGGAACCCCGCACCTTTGAAGAAATGCCGACTGCTATTCGGGCTCTCAAAGAACGCAAATCTGTAGTTTTAAATTTAACCTTAATGGACCCAGATCAAGCCCAAAGAGCCGTTGACTTTGTGGCGGGTGGAACCTTTGCTCTCGATGGTCATCAAGAACGTATTGGCGAAAGCATTTTCCTGTTTACCCCCAGTTGCGTTCAAGTCAGAACTCAAGGCGGTAATGTTGTCCACGAAGGTATTCCTCAAGCGCGTAACCCCCGCATGAGTACCCCAACAGCCCCCGTTTGGCAACCAGCCCAAGCCATTCAATAA